In Rhinopithecus roxellana isolate Shanxi Qingling chromosome 4, ASM756505v1, whole genome shotgun sequence, a single genomic region encodes these proteins:
- the GFOD1 gene encoding glucose-fructose oxidoreductase domain-containing protein 1 isoform X2: MTSAAHYYPKLMSIMGNVLRFLPAFVRMKQLIEEGYVGEPLVCEVQVHGGSLLGKKYNWSCDDLMGGGGLHSVGTYIIDLLTFLTGQKAVKVHGLLKTFVKQTDHIKGIRQITSDDFCTFQMVLEGGVCCTVTLNFNVPGEFKQDVTVVGSAGRLLAVGTDLYGQRNSAPEQELLVQDATPVSNSLLPEKAFSDIPSPYLRGTIKMMQAVRQAFQDQDDRRTWDGRPLTMAATFDDCLYALCVVDTIKRSSQTGEWQNIAIMTEEPELSPAYLISEAMRRSRMSLYC; encoded by the coding sequence ATGACCTCGGCCGCCCACTACTATCCCAAGCTCATGAGCATCATGGGCAACGTGCTGCGCTTCCTGCCGGCTTTCGTGCGCATGAAGCAGCTGATCGAGGAGGGCTACGTGGGCGAGCCGCTGGTGTGCGAGGTGCAGGTGCACGGCGGCAGCCTGCTGGGCAAGAAGTACAACTGGAGCTGCGACGACCTGATGGGCGGCGGTGGCCTGCACTCCGTGGGCACCTACATCATCGACCTGCTCACCTTCCTCACCGGCCAGAAGGCCGTCAAGGTCCACGGGCTGCTCAAGACCTTCGTGAAGCAGACTGACCACATCAAGGGCATCCGCCAGATCACCAGCGACGACTTCTGCACCTTCCAGATGGTGCTGGAGGGCGGGGTGTGCTGCACTGTCACCCTCAACTTCAACGTGCCCGGCGAGTTCAAGCAGGATGTCACTGTGGTGGGCTCCGCCGGGCGCCTGCTGGCCGTGGGCACTGACCTGTACGGGCAGCGCAACAGTGCCCCGGAGCAGGAGCTGCTGGTGCAGGACGCTACGCCGGTGAGCAACTCCCTGCTTCCGGAGAAGGCCTTCAGCGACATCCCCTCGCCCTACCTACGCGGCACCATCAAGATGATGCAGGCGGTGCGCCAGGCCTTCCAGGACCAGGACGACCGGCGCACGTGGGACGGGCGGCCCCTCACCATGGCCGCCACCTTCGACGACTGCCTGTATGCCTTGTGCGTGGTGGACACCATCAAGAGGTCCAGCCAGACGGGGGAGTGGCAGAACATTGCCATCATGACCGAGGAGCCGGAGCTGAGCCCTGCCTACCTGATCAGTGAGGCCATGCGCCGCAGCAGGATGTCCCTCTACTGTTAG